A genomic stretch from Mycobacterium paraterrae includes:
- a CDS encoding putative bifunctional diguanylate cyclase/phosphodiesterase, translated as MGAVVGIPSANQRLLRIAAAPIVVFLVFAVWFLAGWGGAPVSKAMHAAGGLTFPTFAGISAAIAARRGHGRQRQAWLVMALGLAALEFGAITVLWHRFLRGSVLPLYPPGAMMGFLLFPTVACIALLLFPSGYTGVARFRMLLDGAIVGSSLFVVAWVTLLRNAYPAPGVSRLDEFLSIASPIAGVVTVTVAILGLARANAHYRRTLTVLTIGLTLIAAAGGAYVFLLARHIYLFDTPLGLAWPAGLVLIGIAALDCPAEAPEPRPQSTASGASSLWLPYIPLAIAGGLELTEFRASFESDPALAAAPWLVLAVLARQFLVVAENRRLLHSASDRALRDPLTNLANRVLFHDRLDHAIALYHRDRRSVAVLSMDLDDFKLINDNLGHAAGDALLVQAGQRLTNCVRSGDTVARLGGDEFAVLIEDAGENAHLIVYQIMEAFERPFSTDGEVIFMRPSAGLAVAGLDDPDLRAAGLLKQADMAMYSAKRLGGGLQTFSPDMHVDDDVAGSFSTFDSQSPRGGLVEVRLLSDLRQAISHRALTVLYQPKVDLLTTRVVGAEALVRWPHPVFGMVQPHQFLPLVRQHGLMRSFTDLILDQALSDAAHWRRRGIALPVAVNLFPPLVGDVNLPARIFEALTRYELPGESLIVEITEDLLLDNIERTRHVLEVLRNNNIHISLDDFGSGYSALTYLRKLPIDEVKVDYDLISHVLTDPRAEAIVRAVIDLAHALEVTTVAEGVENADIAQWLRDRGCEVAQGMLYSPPITGAEMMELLVSPAPH; from the coding sequence ATGGGTGCAGTGGTGGGAATCCCGAGCGCTAATCAGCGACTCCTGCGGATCGCGGCGGCGCCCATCGTCGTATTCCTGGTATTCGCCGTGTGGTTCCTGGCAGGCTGGGGTGGCGCGCCGGTGTCCAAGGCGATGCACGCGGCGGGCGGTCTGACGTTTCCCACCTTTGCCGGAATCAGCGCTGCTATTGCGGCGCGCCGGGGGCACGGCCGCCAGCGTCAAGCGTGGCTGGTGATGGCTCTCGGTCTTGCCGCGTTGGAATTCGGAGCGATAACGGTCCTGTGGCACCGATTTCTACGCGGCTCGGTGCTGCCGCTGTACCCGCCCGGTGCAATGATGGGATTCCTGCTTTTTCCGACGGTCGCCTGCATTGCATTGCTGTTGTTTCCATCGGGATACACCGGCGTCGCCCGTTTCCGAATGTTGCTCGACGGCGCCATCGTCGGTTCCTCGCTATTTGTCGTGGCGTGGGTGACGCTGCTGCGCAATGCCTACCCCGCACCGGGTGTGAGCCGCCTCGACGAATTCTTGTCGATTGCCTCGCCGATCGCTGGTGTGGTTACCGTTACGGTGGCAATTCTCGGATTGGCCCGCGCGAATGCGCACTACCGCCGGACCCTGACGGTCTTGACGATCGGCCTGACGCTGATCGCGGCCGCTGGCGGGGCCTACGTGTTTCTGCTCGCCCGCCACATCTACCTGTTTGACACCCCGCTCGGCTTGGCATGGCCGGCCGGGCTCGTCCTGATCGGCATCGCGGCGCTCGACTGCCCGGCTGAGGCGCCGGAACCCCGACCCCAATCGACGGCCAGCGGGGCATCATCGTTGTGGCTGCCTTACATTCCGCTGGCGATCGCCGGTGGACTCGAACTCACCGAATTCCGGGCCAGTTTCGAGTCGGACCCGGCGCTGGCGGCCGCGCCCTGGCTGGTTCTTGCGGTGTTGGCCCGGCAGTTCCTGGTGGTGGCCGAGAACCGCCGCTTGCTGCACAGCGCGTCCGACAGAGCGCTGCGTGACCCGCTGACCAACCTGGCCAACCGGGTGTTGTTCCACGACCGACTCGACCACGCCATCGCGCTGTATCACCGCGATCGCCGCTCGGTGGCGGTGCTGTCGATGGATCTCGACGACTTCAAACTGATCAACGACAACCTCGGTCACGCGGCTGGCGACGCGCTGCTGGTGCAGGCCGGCCAACGCCTGACGAACTGCGTGCGTTCCGGTGACACCGTCGCGCGACTCGGCGGGGACGAGTTCGCGGTCCTCATCGAGGATGCCGGGGAGAACGCGCATCTGATCGTCTACCAGATCATGGAGGCGTTCGAGCGCCCGTTCAGCACCGACGGCGAGGTCATTTTCATGCGGCCCAGCGCGGGCTTGGCTGTCGCCGGACTCGACGATCCGGATCTGCGCGCGGCGGGTCTGCTCAAACAGGCTGACATGGCGATGTATTCGGCCAAACGGCTCGGCGGCGGCCTGCAGACCTTCAGCCCAGACATGCACGTCGATGACGACGTCGCTGGATCGTTCTCCACCTTCGACAGCCAGTCTCCGCGGGGCGGGCTGGTCGAGGTGCGCTTACTCAGCGATCTGCGTCAAGCGATCAGTCACCGCGCGCTCACCGTGCTGTACCAGCCGAAGGTCGACCTGCTGACGACTCGCGTGGTCGGTGCCGAGGCGCTAGTCCGCTGGCCGCATCCGGTGTTCGGAATGGTGCAGCCGCATCAGTTCCTGCCGTTGGTGCGCCAGCACGGGCTGATGCGAAGCTTCACTGACTTGATCCTCGATCAGGCGCTGAGCGATGCCGCGCATTGGCGGCGTCGGGGCATCGCGTTGCCCGTTGCGGTCAACCTGTTCCCGCCGCTGGTCGGCGATGTCAATCTGCCGGCGCGGATATTCGAGGCTTTGACGCGATACGAGTTGCCTGGCGAGTCGCTGATCGTCGAGATCACCGAGGACCTGTTGCTGGACAACATCGAACGAACTCGGCACGTGCTAGAAGTGTTGCGCAACAACAACATTCACATCTCGCTCGACGATTTCGGCAGCGGCTATTCGGCGTTGACCTATCTCCGCAAGCTGCCGATCGACGAGGTCAAGGTCGACTACGACCTGATCAGTCACGTGCTGACGGACCCGCGCGCTGAAGCGATCGTCCGCGCAGTCATCGACTTGGCGCATGCACTCGAGGTGACGACCGTCGCCGAAGGAGTGGAGAACGCCGACATCGCGCAATGGCTTCGCGACCGGGGATGCGAGGTCGCGCAAGGCATGTTGTACAGCCCGCCGATCACCGGCGCCGAGATGATGGAGTTGCTGGTCTCGCCGGCTCCGCACTGA
- the hisI gene encoding phosphoribosyl-AMP cyclohydrolase, translating to MTLDPDIAARLKRNPDGLFTAIVQERATGDVLMVAWMDDDALARTLETREGTYFSRSRGEQWVKGATSGHTQRVHSVRLDCDGDAVLVVVDQVGGACHTGDHSCFDADVLLESDD from the coding sequence ATGACACTCGATCCCGACATCGCGGCCCGCCTCAAACGCAACCCCGATGGATTGTTCACTGCCATCGTGCAGGAGCGCGCTACCGGCGACGTGCTGATGGTGGCCTGGATGGACGACGACGCGTTGGCCCGCACCCTGGAAACCCGTGAAGGCACTTACTTCTCGCGTTCCCGAGGTGAGCAGTGGGTCAAGGGCGCCACCTCCGGCCACACTCAGCGGGTCCATTCGGTGCGCCTGGACTGCGACGGTGATGCGGTGCTGGTGGTCGTCGATCAGGTGGGCGGGGCATGTCATACCGGTGACCACAGCTGCTTCGACGCCGACGTATTGCTCGAATCGGACGACTGA
- the hisF gene encoding imidazole glycerol phosphate synthase subunit HisF, protein MSTEIPTGTSLATRVIPCLDVDDGRVVKGVNFANLRDAGDPVELAAAYDAEGADELTFLDVTASSSGRTTMLDVVRRTAEQVFIPLTVGGGVRTVADVDVLLRAGADKVSINTAAIARPELLAEMAAQFGSQCIVLSVDARTVPPGSAPTPSGWEVTTHGGRRGTGIDAVEWAARGAELGVGEILLNSMDADGTRAGFDLAMLRAVRAAVSVPVIASGGAGAVEHFAPAVAAGADAVLAASVFHFRQLTIGQVKQAMAAAGITVR, encoded by the coding sequence ATGAGTACTGAAATCCCCACCGGCACAAGCCTTGCCACCCGCGTCATTCCCTGCCTGGATGTCGACGACGGCCGAGTGGTCAAGGGCGTCAACTTCGCGAATCTGCGCGACGCGGGCGATCCGGTCGAACTCGCCGCGGCCTACGACGCCGAGGGCGCCGACGAGCTGACCTTCCTGGACGTGACCGCATCGTCGTCGGGCCGCACCACGATGCTCGACGTCGTCCGCCGCACCGCCGAGCAGGTGTTCATCCCGCTCACCGTCGGCGGCGGCGTGCGGACAGTCGCCGATGTCGACGTGCTGTTGCGCGCGGGCGCGGACAAAGTGTCGATCAACACCGCGGCCATCGCACGCCCGGAACTGTTGGCCGAGATGGCGGCGCAGTTCGGCTCGCAGTGCATCGTGCTGTCGGTCGACGCTCGCACGGTGCCTCCCGGGTCGGCGCCCACACCGTCGGGCTGGGAAGTCACCACCCATGGCGGCCGGCGCGGCACCGGCATCGACGCCGTCGAGTGGGCGGCCCGTGGCGCCGAATTGGGGGTCGGTGAAATTCTGCTGAATTCGATGGACGCCGACGGGACCCGGGCCGGGTTCGACCTGGCGATGCTGCGGGCCGTTCGTGCGGCCGTGAGTGTGCCGGTGATCGCCAGCGGCGGGGCCGGCGCGGTCGAACACTTCGCGCCCGCCGTCGCCGCCGGAGCCGATGCGGTATTGGCGGCCAGCGTGTTTCACTTCCGGCAGCTGACGATCGGGCAGGTGAAGCAGGCGATGGCCGCGGCAGGGATCACCGTGCGATGA
- a CDS encoding inositol monophosphatase family protein: MDLGKQVAVWVEHAAAILDAAAKPFVAGHRADSAVSKRGDDFATKVDLAIERQVVDALTSATGIGVHGEEFGGADVDSEWVWILDPVDGTFNYAAGSPMAAILLGLLHDGDPVAGLTWLPFMNERYAAVVGGPLMKNGVPQPMLEQGDLTASIIGVGTFNADSRGRFPGRYRVAVLEELSRVSSRMRMHGATGIDLAYVANGVLGGSISFGDHVWDHAAGVALVRAAGGIVTNLAGERWTPESRSALAAAPGVHSQLLEMLQTVGRPDEY; the protein is encoded by the coding sequence ATGGATCTCGGTAAGCAGGTGGCCGTCTGGGTCGAGCACGCGGCGGCGATTCTCGATGCCGCGGCCAAACCGTTTGTCGCCGGCCATCGCGCGGATTCCGCGGTCAGCAAGCGCGGCGACGATTTCGCCACCAAAGTCGACCTGGCAATCGAGCGCCAAGTGGTCGACGCGCTGACCTCAGCTACCGGCATCGGGGTGCACGGCGAGGAATTCGGCGGTGCCGACGTCGATTCGGAGTGGGTCTGGATCCTCGACCCGGTGGACGGCACATTCAACTATGCTGCCGGATCCCCGATGGCCGCCATTCTGCTCGGCCTGCTGCACGACGGAGATCCGGTCGCCGGGCTGACCTGGCTGCCCTTCATGAACGAGCGCTACGCCGCGGTCGTGGGCGGACCACTGATGAAAAACGGTGTGCCCCAACCAATGCTGGAGCAAGGCGACCTCACGGCGTCGATCATCGGTGTCGGCACGTTCAATGCCGACTCGCGCGGCCGGTTCCCCGGCCGCTACCGGGTGGCCGTGCTCGAGGAGCTCAGCCGAGTGTCGTCGCGAATGCGCATGCACGGTGCCACCGGCATCGATCTGGCGTACGTCGCCAACGGAGTCCTCGGCGGCTCGATCAGCTTCGGTGACCACGTCTGGGATCACGCCGCCGGGGTCGCCCTCGTGCGCGCCGCGGGCGGCATCGTCACCAACTTGGCCGGTGAACGATGGACACCCGAGTCGCGTTCGGCACTGGCCGCCGCGCCCGGTGTACACAGCCAGCTGCTCGAGATGCTGCAGACCGTAGGACGACCCGATGAGTACTGA
- the priA gene encoding bifunctional 1-(5-phosphoribosyl)-5-((5-phosphoribosylamino)methylideneamino)imidazole-4-carboxamide isomerase/phosphoribosylanthranilate isomerase PriA yields MSLILLPAVDVVEGKAVRLVQGKAGSETDYGSALDAALTWQRDGAEWVHLVDLDAAFGRGSNRELLAEVVGKLDVQVELSGGIRDDDSLNAALATGCARVNVGTAALENPQWCAKAIAEHGDKVAVGLDVQIVDGEHRLRGRGWETDGGDLWQVLDRLDSEGCSRFVVTDVTKDGTLTGPNLDLLRSIADRTDIPVIASGGVSSLDDLRAIATLTGSGVEGAIVGKALYAGRFTLPEALAAVAG; encoded by the coding sequence GTGTCGTTGATTTTGTTGCCCGCCGTCGACGTCGTCGAGGGCAAGGCGGTGCGCTTGGTCCAGGGCAAGGCCGGCAGCGAAACCGACTACGGCTCAGCGCTGGACGCTGCGCTGACATGGCAACGCGACGGCGCCGAGTGGGTACACCTGGTGGATCTGGACGCGGCGTTCGGCCGGGGATCCAACCGTGAGCTGCTGGCCGAGGTGGTTGGCAAGCTCGACGTGCAGGTCGAGCTGTCCGGCGGTATCCGCGACGACGACTCGCTGAATGCCGCGCTCGCAACCGGTTGTGCCCGAGTCAATGTCGGGACCGCCGCACTGGAAAATCCGCAGTGGTGCGCGAAGGCGATCGCCGAGCACGGCGACAAGGTCGCGGTCGGCCTCGACGTGCAGATCGTTGACGGTGAGCACCGGTTGCGGGGACGGGGCTGGGAAACCGACGGCGGCGATCTCTGGCAGGTGCTGGACCGTCTCGACAGCGAGGGGTGTTCGCGCTTCGTGGTCACCGACGTCACCAAGGACGGCACGTTGACCGGTCCCAACCTCGACTTGTTGCGCTCGATCGCCGACCGTACCGATATTCCGGTGATCGCGTCCGGCGGTGTGTCGAGCCTGGACGATCTGCGTGCCATCGCGACCCTGACCGGCAGCGGGGTCGAGGGCGCCATCGTGGGAAAGGCGTTGTACGCCGGTCGATTCACGTTGCCGGAAGCGCTGGCGGCGGTCGCAGGCTAG
- the hisH gene encoding imidazole glycerol phosphate synthase subunit HisH, with product MTAKSVVVLDYGSGNLRSAQRALQRTGADVEVTADLEQAVAADGLVVPGVGAFEACMSGLRAINGQQAIADRVAAGRPVLGVCVGMQILFARGVEFGVESTGCGQWPGAVTRLDAPVIPHMGWNVVGAAPGSALFKGLDPDARFYFVHSYAAQRWEGSDDALLTWASHGVPFLAAVEDGPLAATQFHPEKSGDAGAAILSNWVEGL from the coding sequence GTGACAGCGAAATCCGTGGTGGTGCTCGACTATGGCTCGGGTAACTTGCGTTCGGCGCAGCGCGCCCTTCAGCGAACCGGCGCCGACGTCGAAGTGACCGCCGATCTCGAACAGGCAGTCGCCGCAGACGGACTGGTGGTTCCAGGTGTCGGTGCGTTCGAGGCGTGCATGAGCGGGCTGCGCGCCATCAACGGGCAACAGGCGATCGCCGATCGGGTCGCCGCCGGGCGCCCGGTGCTCGGAGTCTGTGTCGGCATGCAGATCCTGTTCGCCCGTGGCGTCGAGTTCGGGGTGGAGAGCACCGGCTGCGGGCAGTGGCCCGGAGCGGTGACCCGGCTGGACGCGCCGGTGATACCGCACATGGGCTGGAACGTCGTGGGCGCGGCGCCGGGTAGCGCGTTGTTCAAAGGCCTGGATCCCGACGCCCGGTTCTACTTCGTGCACTCCTACGCGGCGCAGCGGTGGGAGGGAAGTGACGACGCCCTGCTGACGTGGGCCAGCCATGGGGTGCCGTTCCTGGCCGCGGTCGAAGACGGTCCCTTGGCCGCCACCCAGTTTCACCCCGAGAAGAGCGGTGACGCCGGAGCGGCCATATTGAGCAATTGGGTTGAAGGGTTGTGA
- the hisB gene encoding imidazoleglycerol-phosphate dehydratase HisB, with amino-acid sequence MNAGRRARIERTTNESEIVVELDLDGTGDVHVDTGVPFYDHMLHALGSHASFDLTVRAKGDVDIEGHHTIEDTAIVLGQALGQALGDKKGIRRFGDAFIPMDETLAHAIVDVSGRPYCVHTGEPDHLRHTTIAGSAVPYHTVINRHVFETLANNARIALHVRVLYGRDPHHITEAQYKAVARALRQAVEADPRVTGVPSTKGAL; translated from the coding sequence ATGAACGCCGGCCGTCGTGCGCGCATTGAGCGCACCACCAACGAATCCGAGATCGTCGTCGAGCTCGATCTCGACGGCACCGGTGACGTGCACGTCGACACCGGTGTCCCGTTCTACGACCACATGCTGCACGCGCTGGGCAGCCACGCCAGCTTCGATCTGACCGTGCGCGCCAAAGGCGACGTCGACATCGAGGGCCACCACACCATCGAGGACACCGCGATCGTGCTCGGTCAGGCGTTGGGGCAGGCGCTCGGTGACAAGAAAGGCATCCGACGGTTCGGCGACGCCTTCATCCCGATGGACGAGACGCTGGCGCATGCGATCGTCGATGTCTCCGGGCGGCCCTACTGCGTGCACACAGGTGAGCCGGACCACCTGCGGCACACCACGATCGCGGGAAGCGCGGTGCCGTACCACACCGTGATCAACCGGCATGTCTTCGAGACGCTGGCGAACAACGCGCGGATTGCGCTGCATGTGCGGGTGCTCTACGGTCGCGACCCGCACCACATCACCGAGGCACAGTACAAGGCTGTCGCCCGGGCGCTGCGCCAGGCCGTCGAGGCCGACCCTCGGGTCACCGGTGTGCCGTCCACCAAAGGTGCTCTGTGA
- a CDS encoding histidinol-phosphate transaminase, which translates to MADRPTLDDLPLRQDLRGKSPYGAPQLDVPVRLNTNENPHPPSQALVDDVVASVRDAAVDLNRYPDRDAVALRTDLAAYLTMQTGVALGVENLWAANGSNEILQQLLQAFGGPGRTAIGFVPSYSMHPIIADGTRTEWIEALRAADFSLDTGAAVGEIVERQPDVVFVTSPNNPTGQSVSLSDLRRLLDVAPGIVVVDEAYGEFSARPSAVALLEEYPTKLVVSRTMSKAFAFAGGRLGYLVATPALVEAMLLVRLPYHLSSVTQAAARAALRHADDTLASVSALIAERERVEAALSGMGFHVVPSDSNFVLFGRFADSPATWQRYLDAGVLIRDVGIPGYLRTTIGLPAENDALLSASADLAATELAQFLGAS; encoded by the coding sequence ATGGCCGATCGCCCCACACTCGACGACTTGCCACTGCGCCAGGACCTGCGAGGTAAGTCGCCCTACGGAGCGCCGCAACTCGACGTTCCGGTTCGGTTGAACACCAACGAGAATCCGCACCCGCCGAGTCAGGCGCTCGTCGACGACGTCGTCGCTTCCGTCCGCGATGCGGCGGTCGACTTGAACCGCTATCCCGACCGGGACGCGGTAGCGCTGCGGACCGACCTGGCCGCCTATCTCACCATGCAGACCGGCGTTGCGCTTGGCGTCGAAAACCTGTGGGCAGCAAATGGATCCAACGAGATCCTGCAGCAGCTACTGCAGGCGTTCGGCGGGCCCGGGCGCACTGCGATCGGCTTCGTGCCGTCGTATTCGATGCACCCGATCATCGCCGACGGCACGCGCACCGAATGGATCGAGGCGCTCCGTGCGGCCGACTTCAGCCTCGACACCGGCGCCGCGGTCGGCGAGATCGTCGAGCGCCAGCCCGACGTCGTGTTCGTCACGAGCCCCAATAATCCGACCGGGCAGAGTGTTTCGCTGTCGGATCTGCGGCGGCTATTGGATGTCGCACCCGGGATCGTGGTCGTCGACGAAGCCTACGGAGAATTCTCCGCCCGGCCCAGCGCGGTGGCGCTGCTCGAGGAGTACCCGACCAAGCTGGTCGTGAGCCGGACCATGAGCAAGGCGTTCGCCTTCGCGGGCGGCCGGCTGGGCTACCTGGTTGCCACCCCGGCCCTGGTCGAGGCGATGCTGCTGGTCCGACTCCCGTATCACCTGTCGTCGGTGACCCAGGCCGCCGCCCGGGCCGCGCTGCGCCACGCCGACGACACGCTGGCCAGCGTCTCGGCGCTGATCGCCGAGCGGGAACGCGTCGAGGCGGCGTTGAGCGGGATGGGTTTTCACGTCGTTCCCAGCGACTCGAACTTCGTGCTGTTCGGGCGTTTCGCCGACTCGCCAGCCACCTGGCAGCGATACCTCGACGCGGGCGTACTGATCCGCGACGTCGGCATCCCGGGATACCTGCGCACGACCATCGGATTGCCCGCGGAGAACGACGCATTGCTGTCGGCCAGTGCCGACCTGGCCGCCACCGAATTGGCCCAATTCCTAGGAGCGTCATGA
- the hisD gene encoding histidinol dehydrogenase translates to MMARIDLRGADLSAARLRAALPRGGVDVDAALSTARPIVDAVADRGAEAALAYGESLDGVRPPSVRVPSAELDSALAGLDRDVRSALEVVIERTRAVHADQRRSDVTTTLGPGATVTERWVPVDRVGLYVPGGNAVYPSSVVMNVVPAQAAGVGSLVVASPPQAKEHGRFAGLPHPTILAAARLLGVDEVWAVGGAQAVALMAYGGTDTDGAELAPVDMITGPGNIYVTAAKRLVRSRVGIDAEAGPTEIAILADDTADPEHVAADLISQAEHDEMAASILVTPSSELADATDAALAGQLETTVHRQRVTTALAGRQSAIILVDDIEAGIRTVNAYAAEHLEIQTADADQVATQIRSAGAIFVGAYSPVSLGDYCAGSNHVLPTAGSAAHSSGLSVQTFLRGIHVVDYSEAALKDVSGHVITLAAAEDLPAHGEAVRRRFG, encoded by the coding sequence GTGATGGCGCGCATCGACCTGCGAGGTGCAGACTTGTCCGCCGCCCGACTGCGGGCGGCATTGCCCCGCGGCGGAGTGGACGTCGACGCCGCCCTGTCCACGGCGCGTCCCATCGTCGATGCGGTCGCCGACCGTGGAGCCGAGGCCGCCTTGGCATACGGCGAATCACTGGACGGGGTGCGTCCGCCGTCGGTGCGGGTGCCCAGCGCCGAGCTGGACTCCGCCCTGGCCGGGCTGGACCGCGATGTCCGGTCCGCGCTGGAGGTGGTGATCGAACGCACCCGCGCGGTCCACGCCGACCAGCGGCGCTCCGACGTCACGACGACGCTCGGCCCGGGCGCCACCGTGACCGAGCGCTGGGTGCCGGTCGACCGCGTCGGCTTGTACGTGCCCGGCGGCAACGCGGTGTACCCGTCGAGCGTCGTGATGAACGTGGTGCCGGCTCAGGCCGCAGGCGTCGGCTCGCTGGTGGTGGCCAGCCCGCCGCAGGCCAAGGAGCACGGCCGGTTCGCGGGTTTGCCGCACCCGACGATCCTGGCCGCAGCCCGGCTGCTCGGCGTCGACGAGGTGTGGGCGGTGGGCGGTGCGCAGGCGGTGGCGCTGATGGCTTACGGCGGCACCGATACCGACGGCGCCGAGCTGGCCCCGGTCGACATGATCACCGGACCGGGCAACATCTACGTGACGGCGGCGAAACGCCTCGTCCGGTCGCGGGTGGGCATCGACGCCGAAGCCGGACCGACCGAGATCGCCATCCTCGCCGACGACACGGCCGATCCGGAGCACGTCGCCGCCGACCTGATCAGCCAGGCCGAACACGACGAAATGGCCGCCAGCATCCTGGTGACTCCCAGCAGCGAGCTGGCCGACGCCACCGACGCCGCGCTGGCCGGCCAGCTGGAGACCACCGTGCACCGGCAGCGGGTGACGACCGCGCTCGCCGGGCGTCAGTCGGCGATCATCCTGGTCGATGACATCGAAGCCGGGATTCGCACCGTCAACGCGTACGCGGCCGAACACCTGGAGATCCAGACCGCCGATGCGGACCAGGTAGCAACCCAAATCCGTTCGGCCGGAGCTATTTTCGTGGGCGCCTATTCTCCGGTCAGTCTCGGTGACTATTGCGCGGGCTCGAATCACGTGCTGCCGACCGCGGGCAGCGCCGCGCACTCCAGCGGCCTGTCGGTGCAGACGTTCCTGCGCGGCATCCACGTCGTCGACTACAGCGAGGCGGCGCTGAAAGACGTCTCCGGACATGTGATCACGCTGGCCGCGGCCGAGGACCTGCCCGCACACGGCGAAGCGGTACGGCGGAGGTTCGGTTGA
- a CDS encoding nitroreductase family deazaflavin-dependent oxidoreductase, protein MSAKDHPNNVPGVPMLVPPGLERFQIKYFNPLVRPFARFIPGFSVIKHRGRTSGKPYETIVTAYRKGNILAIGLIHGKTNWVKNVLAAGEADVHFIRSTVHITNPRVLPAGSDGTGLPFLAKRQVGRVGVFVADIA, encoded by the coding sequence ATGTCTGCGAAGGACCATCCCAACAATGTCCCGGGCGTTCCGATGCTCGTCCCGCCGGGCTTGGAGCGCTTCCAGATCAAATACTTCAACCCGCTGGTGCGCCCATTTGCGCGCTTCATTCCGGGGTTCTCGGTGATCAAGCACCGCGGCCGCACGTCGGGCAAGCCCTACGAGACGATTGTCACCGCCTACCGCAAGGGCAACATCCTGGCCATCGGTCTGATCCACGGCAAGACCAACTGGGTGAAGAACGTGCTCGCCGCGGGCGAGGCCGACGTGCACTTCATCCGCTCGACCGTCCACATCACCAACCCGCGAGTCCTGCCCGCCGGCAGCGACGGCACGGGGTTGCCGTTTTTGGCCAAACGTCAGGTTGGACGGGTCGGCGTCTTCGTC